One segment of Clostridium ljungdahlii DSM 13528 DNA contains the following:
- a CDS encoding ABC transporter substrate-binding protein — translation MLKIKTCVFVMVADKTMQQVLSKSCDIGFCGPEQTIYIYNQKRKDYPVLFAQLTTTDGSFLVGRKAEKNFDWKSVKGKSIIGGRPGGVPEMALEYVLQKNGIQPGKDVNLMTNIAYTATGGAFKSKTGDYVALFEPTASMLEKDKTGYVVASVGKSAGVLPYTCYFSTKSYMEKNPQTIQKFTDAIHQGQIWVQKHSDKEVAEAIKSFFPGTDEDILISVVKNYRAINAYATTPVIKQQDLNRLEDIIQNYKPSLIPSRPDFNKIVNNSFAEKAIK, via the coding sequence AAACTTGTGTTTTTGTAATGGTAGCAGATAAGACTATGCAGCAGGTACTTAGTAAAAGTTGTGATATTGGATTTTGTGGGCCGGAGCAGACAATATATATATATAACCAGAAGAGAAAGGATTACCCCGTACTTTTTGCACAACTTACAACTACGGATGGTTCTTTTTTAGTTGGTAGAAAAGCGGAAAAAAACTTTGATTGGAAATCTGTAAAAGGTAAAAGTATAATTGGAGGAAGACCTGGCGGAGTTCCTGAAATGGCTCTGGAGTATGTATTGCAGAAAAATGGAATTCAACCTGGAAAAGACGTTAACTTGATGACTAATATTGCCTATACTGCAACAGGAGGAGCTTTTAAATCGAAAACAGGGGATTATGTTGCACTTTTTGAACCAACAGCTAGTATGCTTGAAAAAGATAAAACTGGATACGTAGTTGCTTCAGTAGGTAAATCTGCTGGTGTGCTTCCGTATACCTGTTATTTTTCAACTAAATCCTATATGGAAAAGAATCCACAGACTATACAAAAATTCACTGATGCAATTCATCAAGGACAAATATGGGTTCAAAAACACAGTGACAAAGAAGTGGCTGAGGCTATAAAATCATTTTTCCCTGGAACAGATGAAGATATCTTGATTTCTGTAGTGAAAAATTATAGAGCTATAAATGCCTATGCGACTACGCCAGTTATAAAACAGCAGGATTTAAACAGGCTTGAGGATATAATACAAAACTATAAACCTAGTTTAATACCTTCAAGACCAGACTTTAATAAGATAGTTAATAACTCTTTTGCAGAAAAAGCTATTAAATAA